One part of the Mya arenaria isolate MELC-2E11 chromosome 3, ASM2691426v1 genome encodes these proteins:
- the LOC128229020 gene encoding protocadherin-7-like, whose translation MESAQIHSNLKMIFIFLLYLIHFVFSQEDATVTYSVWEEREPKTYIGSVALDSGLFADISNEKFKQLQFQILKSPGNSDVFHFSIETDTSLLWTSDSIDREEFVDCFDECLVEFNVGVFDKDISEMTKIIKIVIDIEDENDNAPKFVNIDSPIFIPESTNTGETIVSGIAIDLDQSWNNSVHMYSISPESDEFELRTVQTDESDREFELVLKTGLDREQTSSYDFVLLAEDGGSPQQTGTFSIQIIVTDNNDNVPTFQRPSYTTTIQENVAVDTTVLELRATDRDADDNGAVSYKFGNRVSTHITDLFSLKSNGDLVTSEIIDFETDQEFSFNVIAYDQGEFVKSSSVEVYIKVLDMNDNAPIVNLNQPPGGTVLSEKSEIGSFVSHLNIEDKDSNKNGRVVCNVLDDSFTIVSAGIVNHYKIVLNKTLDHDTKPFHNVSILCQDSGDLPQRTFAHIIVNVEDVNDNSPKFTEDVYRAVINENNEKDASVLQVTAIDIDSGKFGEVTYSIHNDLSGLFKINTFSGLVIASVPLDREIHGDEIIFRVTAKDNGEPALTSTGTVVVRIQDLNDNDPVFAANPLKFFVSENVTEGWGVGNISVSDPDIGPNGTVRLKFPDDPSVLEFFSFHESGVIKTYKRLDREVIAFHEFQVQAIDMGGRTSAAQVIIYITDINDNAPEIIYPNEYDDTLSIPYSLAVGSKVLQIEARDYDNGENAELYYFIEQDNASYAFSLNVKSGNLFLNRSLHEVDIGQKFHFYFRVKDGGSPSIQTWTELNIYVIRGSPEPLVQEVMSANLWIVVSIVIVTAILSVVMIIFIVKICWFNRRKGKKGNRNSDLSSKEIDPHLIDSASSSSSTSRDSEKVPEIGINIQDGYQKGYFDNIDKSDYSPRPSVDQDNMYMEQVKQLDLELHKRLDETTSDNSGELGTRDSGQGGSDVDNISLNDLQHVDSPDSAIDTPRDIFQLSFGSHHSSTQHGPLSNSFRSNTPHDQSSERMVPIQTANFSQIPAKTAERKELSKLRKSQKRVMFSDDLENSHSSGRSSTMSDPSYPDNYLNNGPLSPRRYQRAFSEDTPDRLSRADDWLRRSADSLSWQQNKEIYNQLPSNQIKSKDFRNKPMGDNIKGYLDKVMARKRSCSLSDNHSQENSQGHSKDSTNVFTVTGRGSQRSGSGLRKSGSLDTDSVLTFGQESTTTSGSYHLGSPAQTYSLSSPGSEFENVFSNEFDI comes from the exons ATGGAGTCTGCACAAATCCATTCAAAcctcaaaatgatttttatttttctgctaTATTTGATACATTTCGTCTTCTCACAAGAAGACGCCACTGTAACGTACAGCGTTTGGGAGGAAAGGGAACCAAAAACGTACATTGGCAGCGTGGCCCTTGATAGTGGACTTTTTGcagatatttcaaatgaaaagttTAAACAGCTGCAGTTTCAGATTTTGAAGTCACCTGGAAATAGCGATGTTTTCCATTTTAGTATTGAGACAGACACAAGCCTACTTTGGACTAGCGATAGTATCGATCGTGAAGAGTTTGTTGATTGTTTTGATGAATGCCTCGTGGAATTTAACGTTGGTGTTTTTGACAAAGACATATCTGAAATGACTAAGATAATCAAGATAGTGATTGATATTGAGGATGAAAATGATAATGCTCCAAAGTTTGTGAATATTGACTCACCGATTTTTATACCAGAATCTACCAACACAGGCGAAACAATAGTTTCTGGAATTGCAATTGATCTTGATCAAAGCTGGAACAACTCCGTGCACATGTACAGCATATCCCCAGAATCTGATGAGTTTGAGCTGAGAACTGTTCAAACAGATGAAAGTGATCGTGAATTCGAACTTGTACTGAAAACTGGCTTAGATCGTGAACAAACTTCATCATATGATTTTGTCCTTTTGGCAGAAGATGGGGGCTCACCACAACAAACTGGCACATTCTCAATACAGATTATCGTTACTGACAATAACGATAATGTTCCGACTTTTCAAAGACCCTCATACACTACAACTATTCAAGAAAATGTTGCAGTTGATACGACAGTGCTTGAACTTCGGGCAACAGATCGGGATGCAGATGACAATGGTGCTGTGTCTTATAAATTTGGCAACAGAGTTTCAACACATATCACTGACCTTTTCAGTTTAAAATCAAATGGAGATTTGGTAACCAGTGAAATCATAGACTTTGAAACTGACCAGGAATTCTCATTCAATGTTATTGCATACGACCAAGGAGAATTTGTTAAATCATCCTCAGTGGAAGTTTACATTAAGGTTCTTGATATGAACGATAATGCTCCGATTGTGAATCTGAATCAGCCCCCAGGAGGTACTGTTTTATCAGAGAAATCTGAAATCGGAAGTTTTGTTTCTCACCTTAATATTGAAGATAAGGACTCCAACAAAAATGGCCGCGTGGTTTGTAATGTTCTTGATGATAGTTTTACCATTGTTAGTGCTGGAATAGTCAATCACTATAAGATAGTGTTGAACAAGACTCTGGATCATGATACAAAACCTTTTCATAACGTTTCTATCTTGTGCCAAGACTCCGGTGACCTACCTCAACGGACATTTGCTCATATTATTGTCAATGTTGAAGATGTGAATGACAATTCACCTAAATTCACTGAGGATGTTTACAGggcagttataaatgaaaacaatgaaaaagatGCATCTGTTTTGCAAGTTACAGCAATTGACATAGACAGTGGTAAATTTGGTGAAGTTACATATTCCATACATAACGATTTGTCCGGATTGTtcaaaattaacactttctcTGGATTAGTTATAGCAAGTGTGCCCTTGGATAGAGAAATCCATGGTGATGAAATTATATTTCGAGTTACCGCAAAAGACAACGGAGAACCTGCGTTAACATCAACAGGAACTGTAGTTGTTAGAATTCAGGACTTGAATGACAATGACCCTGTATTTGCTGCAAACCCTTTGAAATTTTTCGTCTCGGAAAACGTTACAGAAGGTTGGGGAGTTGGGAACATTTCTGTAAGTGACCCAGATATTGGACCTAACGGAACTGTGCGCTTGAAATTCCCTGATGATCCTTCTGTTTTGGAATTCTTCAGCTTTCACGAGAGTGGTGTCATAAAGACTTATAAAAGGCTTGACAGGGAGGTGATTGCATTTCACGAGTTTCAAGTGCAAGCCATAGATATGGGAGGTAGAACAAGTGCAGCTCAAGTGATCATTTACATCACAGATATCAATGATAATGCACCTGAGATTATTTACCCAAATGAATATGACGACACCCTGAGTATCCCATATTCGCTAGCTGTTGGGTCGAAGGTGTTACAAATTGAGGCAAGAGATTATGACAATGGTGAAAATGCAGAATTGTATTACTTCATCGAACAGGACAATGCCAGTTATGCTTTCAGCCTTAATGTAAAATCcggtaatttatttttaaacagaagTCTGCATGAAGTTGATATTGGTCAAAAGTTCCATTTTTATTTCCGAGTGAAAGATGGTGGCTCCCCATCAATACAAACGTGGACTGAACtaaacatttatgttataaGAGGATCGCCTGAGCCTCTTGTGCAAGAAGTGATGTCGGCAAATTTATGGATTGTTGTCAGCATCGTCATAGTAACAGCAATATTGTCAGTTGTCATGATCATATTCATTGTCAAAATCTGCTGGTTTAATCGTAGAAAAGGAAAAAAGGGTAACAGAAATTCTGATCTTTCATCAAAAGAAATTGATCCACACTTGATTGattcagcatcatcatcatcgtccaCTTCAAGGGACAGCGAGAAAGTCCCAGAAATCGGCATCAATATTCAAGATGGCTACCAGAAGGGTTACTTTGACAACATAGACAAGTCAGATTACTCTCCCAGACCCTCCGTCGACCAAGACAACATGTATATGGAACAAGTCAAACAG CTTGACCTTGAACTGCACAAGCGACTTGATGAGACAACCAGCGACAACTCGGGGGAACTGGGTACGCGGGATAGCGGGCAAGGTGGGAGTGACGTCGACAATATCAGTCTCAACGACCTCCAACATGTTGACAGTCCTG ATTCAGCAATTGACACACCCAGAGACATATTCCAGCTCAGCTTTGGCAGTCATCATAGCAGCACACAACATGGGCCACTTAGCAACAGTTTCCGTAGCAACACACCACATGACCAATCATCTGAGAGAATGGTGCCAATCCAGACAGCAAACTTCAGTCAGATTCCAGCAAAAACTGCAGAAAGAAAAGAGctttcaaaattaagaaaaagtcAAAAGCGTGTTATGTTTAGTGATGACCTTGAAAACTCACATTCAAGTGGAAGGTCAAGTACAATGTCAGACCCATCATACCCTGACAACTATCTAAATAATGGGCCTTTGTCTCCAAGGAGATATCAAAGAGCATTTAGTGAAGACACGCCAGATAGACTGTCCAGAGCTGATGATTGGCTGAGAAGGTCAGCTGACAGTTTGTCATGgcaacaaaacaaagaaatttaCAATCAGTTGCCTAGCAaccaaataaaatcaaaagaCTTCAGAAATAAACCTATGGGTGATAATATCAAAGGCTACCTTGACAAAGTTATGGCCAGAAAGAGGTCATGTAGCCTTAGTGACAATCATTCTCAAGAAAACTCTCAAGGTCATTCAAAAGACTCCACAAATGTATTCACAGTTACAGGGCGTGGTTCACAAAGGTCTGGTAGTGGCTTACGAAAGTCAGGGTCTTTGGATACTGACAGTGTGTTGACATTTGGGCAAGAAAGTACCACAACATCGGGTAGTTATCATTTGGGCTCTCCTGCGCAGACATACAGCTTGTCAAGCCCGGGATctgaatttgaaaatgttttttcaaatgaatttgatatttga